In Oncorhynchus nerka isolate Pitt River linkage group LG21, Oner_Uvic_2.0, whole genome shotgun sequence, the following are encoded in one genomic region:
- the LOC115115030 gene encoding inward rectifier potassium channel 4-like, with product MGTARANRYNFAATDEEGLNISTLGLHNGHSSPNSRFPSPSGTSGGDRISGATGRRMNNYNGKISTTGSSQLRSRFVKKNGHCNVVFSNMEEKSQRYLADIFTTCVDIRWRYLLLLFCSTFMSSWMFFGIIFYSVSRAHGDFDEHPGMSSSSGLEGNGLGVGEVEGVQKTWQPCLLHVEGFVGAFLFSVETQTTIGYGWRCVTEECPVAVITVVVQSIVGCIIDSFMLGTIMVKMARPKKRNQTLLFSKTAVISLRDGKLCLMWRVGNLRRSHIVEAHVRAQLIRPYVTAEGEFIPLEQRDLNVGYDEGIDRLFLVSPLVIVHEIDEDSPLYSVSRADLESDDFEIVVILEGMVEATAMTTQARSSYLAKEILWGHRFEPVIFEDRTKYQVDYSRFHKTYEVPSTPHCSAKELSETASRPASSASSHSLFPTSPRITQHLVTPHSPSAFCYENEVALSCGEDEDELDRQKGKDREEERRNSVSVDFHNLFQDTATMTSGSNMLCVLDNQIDFDILQTTITRDPLTYKSESGI from the exons ATGGGAACAGCACGGGCCAACAG GTACAACTTCGCAGCAACAGATGAGGAGGGCCTGAATATCTCCACACTTGGGCTCCACAACGGCCACAGCTCGCCAAATAGCCGGTTCCCCTCCCCTAGTGGCACATCCGGAGGAGATAGGATATCAGGAGCCACAGGTCGTAGGATGAACAATTACAACGGAAAGATCTCTACTACAGGATCGAGCCAACTAAGAAGTCGCTTCGTCAAGAAAAATGGCCATTGCAACGTGGTGTTCTCTAACATGGAGGAGAAATCACAACGTTACCTGGCCGACATCTTTACCACCTGCGTGGACATCCGCTGGAGATACTTACTACTCCTCTTCTGCTCGACCTTCATGTCCTCCTGGATGTTTTTTGGAATAATCTTCTATTCAGTTTCCAGAGCCCATGGGGATTTTGATGAGCACCCTGGAATGAGTTCCTCTTCGGGGTTGGAAGGGAATGGGCTTGGGGTTGGTGAAGTTGAAGGGGTACAGAAAACGTGGCAGCCATGCCTCCTTCATGTGGAGGGCTTCGTCGGAGCCTTCCTATTCTCCGTCGAGACCCAGACCACCATTGGTTATGGGTGGCGCTGTGTCACCGAGGAGTGCCCTGTGGCAGTGATCACAGTGGTGGTCCAGTCCATAGTGGGCTGCATCATTGACTCCTTTATGCTTGGCACAATCATGGTCAAAATGGCACGCCCTAAGAAGAGGAACCAGACCCTGCTGTTCTCGAAAACCGCTGTGATTTCCCTGCGCGATGGCAAGCTGTGCCTCATGTGGCGGGTGGGTAACTTGCGCAGGAGCCACATCGTGGAGGCCCATGTGCGGGCACAGCTCATTCGACCCTACGTCACGGCAGAGGGAGAGTTTATCCCTCTAGAGCAGAGGGATCTCAACGTAGGCTACGATGAAGGCATTGACCGTCTCTTCCTGGTTTCTCCTCTGGTTATCGTCCATGAGATCGACGAGGACAGCCCCCTGTACTCTGTGAGCCGGGCTGATCTGGAGTCTGATGACTTTGAGATCGTAGTGATCTTGGAGGGCATGGTGGAGGCCACCGCCATGACCACCCAGGCCCGCAGCTCCTATCTGGCCAAGGAGATCCTATGGGGGCATAGGTTTGAGCCTGTGATCTTTGAGGACCGAACCAAGTATCAGGTGGACTATTCTCGCTTCCACAAGACCTACGAGGTGCCCTCCACACCCCACTGCAGCGCCAAGGAGCTCAGTGAGACGGCCAGCCGGCCTGCCTCATCCGCCTCCTCCCACTCACTATTCCCAACCAGCCCCAGAATCACCCAGCACCTCGTAACCCCCCACTCCCCCAGCGCCTTCTGCTATGAGAATGAGGTAGCACTGAGCTGTGGAGAGGACGAGGATGAACTGGATAGGCAAAAGGGAAAagacagggaggaggaaaggaggaattCAGTTTCTGTAGACTTTCATAATTTGTTTCAGGACACAGCCACAATGACATCCGGCAGCAACATGCTGTGTGTTTTGGACAATCAGATCGATTTTGACATTCTACAGACGACCATTACTCGTGATCCACTGACATATAAAAGTGAGTCAGGAATCTGA